A window of the Streptomyces luomodiensis genome harbors these coding sequences:
- a CDS encoding glycosyltransferase: protein MRDDQGLRIVRLANFVTPASGGLRTALRELGAGYQAAGHEAVLVVPGERASDEHTRQGRVITLPGPTIPGTGGYRVLTDRRRLARLLDGLAPDRLEVSDRTTLRWTGEWARRARVPAVMVSHESADAVLRTWGVPDAVARGAADRLNRRTARAYSRIVCTTEWAAREFVRIGARNVVRAPLGVDLGHFHPSHHDAALRDHHRGEATVLLAMCSRLSPEKRPGRALDALAELRRRGVSAALVVAGDGPLRSRLEDRARAEGLPAAFLGHVADRARLAALQASADVVLAPGPAETFGLAALEALACGSPVVVSALSALPDIVGPAGETAADSGPAFADAVERVLDRSESLRRAAARARAERYGWPAAVASFLAAHDPSAEGVRSADGGRAPATALPSAPAASAHQTAGGAR, encoded by the coding sequence ATGAGGGACGACCAGGGGCTGCGCATCGTCCGGCTCGCCAACTTCGTCACCCCCGCCTCCGGCGGCCTCCGCACCGCGCTGCGCGAACTCGGGGCCGGCTATCAGGCGGCCGGGCACGAGGCCGTGCTGGTGGTGCCGGGCGAACGGGCCTCGGACGAGCACACCCGCCAGGGGCGGGTGATCACGCTGCCCGGACCGACCATCCCCGGCACCGGCGGCTATCGCGTCCTGACCGACCGGCGGCGGCTGGCCCGGCTGCTCGACGGGCTGGCACCGGACCGGCTCGAGGTGTCGGACCGCACCACCCTCCGCTGGACCGGGGAGTGGGCGCGGCGCGCCCGCGTACCGGCCGTGATGGTCTCCCACGAGAGCGCGGACGCCGTACTGCGCACCTGGGGTGTGCCGGACGCGGTGGCCAGGGGAGCCGCGGACCGGCTCAACCGCCGTACCGCGCGGGCGTACTCGCGGATCGTCTGCACCACCGAATGGGCGGCGCGCGAGTTTGTACGGATCGGCGCGCGGAATGTCGTACGCGCCCCTCTGGGCGTGGATCTCGGCCACTTCCACCCGTCCCACCACGATGCCGCGCTGCGGGACCACCACCGTGGCGAGGCCACCGTGCTCCTGGCCATGTGCTCGCGGCTCTCGCCGGAGAAGCGGCCCGGCCGGGCCCTCGACGCGCTCGCCGAGCTGCGGCGGCGGGGGGTTTCGGCGGCGCTCGTGGTCGCGGGGGACGGTCCGCTGCGGTCGCGTCTGGAGGACCGCGCCCGCGCCGAGGGGCTTCCGGCGGCCTTCCTCGGCCATGTGGCGGACCGGGCGCGGCTCGCCGCCCTCCAGGCGAGCGCCGATGTCGTACTGGCGCCGGGCCCCGCGGAGACCTTCGGTCTCGCGGCGCTGGAGGCTCTGGCCTGCGGTTCGCCCGTCGTCGTCAGCGCGCTCTCCGCGCTGCCGGACATCGTCGGCCCGGCGGGCGAGACCGCCGCCGACAGCGGACCGGCCTTCGCGGACGCCGTCGAGCGCGTCCTCGACCGCTCGGAGTCCCTCCGCCGCGCGGCGGCGCGGGCACGTGCCGAGCGCTACGGCTGGCCCGCGGCGGTGGCCTCCTTCCTGGCCGCCCATGACCCGTCCGCCGAGGGCGTCCGGTCCGCCGACGGCGGCCGGGCCCCGGCCACCGCCCTCCCGTCCGCCCCGGCGGCCTCCGCCCACCAGACGGCCGGCGGTGCGCGGTGA
- a CDS encoding DNA-binding protein NsdB: protein MTREPNTRLADLFGLAGWSKGELARLVNRKAAAMGHPQLATDTSRVRRWIDTGETPRDPVPKVLAVLFTERLGRVVTIEDLGFGRGGRAGKGQSADGLFWPPESTAEVLTEFTGMDLMFNRRGLVGAGAALAAGSAITGAMSDWLLSDPTLATDAPRTDDPLSAEPVGFDRYEAAPVGSQEIDALETSVEVFRAWDAARGGGLQRKAVVGQLNEVGGMLAYRHPERLQRRLWGVAANLAVLAGWMSHDVGLEPTAQKYFVIAAHAAREGGDRPRASEALSRAARQMVHLGRPDDALELMKLATSGAGEEALPRTRAMFRTIEAWARASMGQGQAVRRALGEAEELFAADSGDEPAPSWMQLFNEADLHGMQGLVYRTLAEHEPGVAAIAQSHAKQALRMREGGRQRSQIFDHISIASACFIGGDPEQADHHARQALLTIDQNSSHRTWDRLREMYRLTERYATSSAIRELREEIQQTMPKGAGKGGAGLKGAGSIATSAAI, encoded by the coding sequence GTGACGAGGGAACCCAACACCCGTCTTGCGGACCTGTTCGGCCTCGCCGGATGGTCCAAGGGGGAACTCGCGAGGCTCGTGAACCGGAAGGCGGCGGCCATGGGCCATCCGCAGCTGGCGACCGACACCTCGCGGGTGCGGCGTTGGATCGACACCGGCGAGACGCCGCGCGATCCCGTGCCCAAGGTGCTGGCGGTCCTGTTCACCGAGCGCCTCGGTCGAGTCGTGACCATCGAGGATCTCGGGTTCGGACGAGGGGGACGCGCCGGAAAGGGGCAGTCCGCCGACGGGCTGTTCTGGCCGCCCGAGTCCACGGCCGAGGTCCTCACCGAATTCACGGGAATGGACCTTATGTTCAACCGACGCGGCTTGGTGGGTGCGGGCGCCGCGCTCGCCGCAGGATCCGCCATCACCGGTGCCATGAGCGACTGGCTGCTCTCCGACCCCACCCTCGCCACCGACGCGCCCCGTACCGACGACCCCCTGTCCGCCGAGCCCGTGGGCTTCGACCGCTACGAGGCCGCCCCGGTGGGCTCCCAGGAGATCGATGCGCTGGAGACATCGGTCGAAGTCTTCCGCGCCTGGGACGCGGCCCGCGGCGGCGGGCTCCAGCGCAAGGCCGTGGTCGGCCAGCTCAACGAGGTGGGCGGCATGCTCGCCTACCGCCACCCCGAGCGTCTCCAGCGCAGACTGTGGGGGGTGGCGGCCAATCTGGCGGTGCTCGCGGGGTGGATGTCCCATGACGTCGGCCTGGAGCCGACCGCCCAGAAGTACTTCGTCATCGCGGCACACGCGGCCCGTGAGGGCGGCGACCGGCCACGGGCGAGCGAGGCGCTCTCCCGGGCCGCCCGGCAGATGGTGCACCTGGGCCGCCCGGACGACGCCCTGGAGCTGATGAAGCTGGCCACCTCCGGTGCGGGCGAGGAGGCGCTGCCGCGCACCCGGGCCATGTTCCGCACCATCGAGGCGTGGGCGCGGGCGTCGATGGGCCAGGGCCAGGCGGTGCGCCGCGCCCTGGGCGAGGCGGAGGAGCTGTTCGCCGCCGACAGCGGTGACGAGCCGGCGCCGAGCTGGATGCAGCTGTTCAACGAGGCGGATCTGCACGGGATGCAGGGGCTGGTCTACCGCACCCTGGCCGAGCACGAGCCGGGGGTCGCGGCCATCGCCCAGAGCCATGCCAAGCAGGCGCTGCGGATGCGGGAGGGCGGGCGCCAGCGGTCCCAGATCTTCGACCACATCTCCATCGCCTCGGCCTGTTTCATCGGCGGCGATCCGGAGCAGGCCGACCACCACGCCCGGCAGGCCCTGCTGACGATCGACCAGAACTCCTCGCACCGCACCTGGGACCGGCTGCGCGAGATGTACCGGCTCACCGAGCGGTACGCCACGTCATCGGCCATCCGGGAGCTGCGTGAGGAGATCCAGCAGACGATGCCGAAGGGGGCGGGGAAGGGGGGCGCGGGGCTGAAAGGTGCCGGTTCCATCGCCACGAGCGCGGCCATCTAG
- a CDS encoding glycosyltransferase family 4 protein, with protein MRVAIVTESFPPDINGVAHCTLQTADHLHRRGHHPLVIAPAGPPGGPPPATAGGPPESQGELDRSHPYPVVRIPSLPLPGYPQVRVALPSRRLAAAITSHHSDVVHLASPFVLGARGMTAALRLRIPAVAVYQTDLGAYARTYLGAGESAAWRRIRAVHTAADRTLAPSTAAARDLDEHGVPRVRLWPRGVDTERFHPSRRDPELRRSLAPGGELIVGYIGRLAPEKSVELLAPLSELPGIQVVVVGDGPSEPALRSAMPRARFLGRRTGDDLARVFASLDVFAHTGPQETFCQTVQEAQASGVPVVAPAAGGPLDLVDHGRTGLLVPPGDATEVSDAVSLLAADARLRATLGRAGREAVEDRTWEAIGDQLIDHYGEVLAARTAVAA; from the coding sequence ATGCGTGTCGCCATCGTGACTGAATCCTTCCCGCCCGACATCAACGGCGTTGCCCACTGCACCCTGCAGACCGCCGACCACCTGCACCGCCGGGGCCATCACCCCCTGGTCATCGCCCCGGCAGGCCCTCCCGGAGGCCCACCGCCCGCCACGGCCGGCGGGCCACCCGAGAGCCAAGGGGAGCTCGACCGGTCGCATCCGTACCCCGTCGTCCGCATCCCGTCCCTCCCGTTGCCCGGCTATCCCCAGGTCCGGGTCGCGCTGCCCAGCCGGCGGCTCGCGGCCGCGATCACCTCCCACCACAGCGACGTCGTCCACCTCGCCAGCCCCTTCGTCCTGGGCGCGCGCGGGATGACGGCCGCGCTCCGGCTGCGCATACCGGCGGTGGCCGTCTACCAGACCGACCTGGGCGCTTACGCCCGTACGTACCTGGGCGCGGGCGAGAGCGCGGCCTGGCGGCGCATCCGCGCCGTGCACACCGCCGCCGACCGCACCCTCGCCCCCTCCACCGCCGCCGCCCGCGACCTCGACGAGCACGGCGTGCCGCGGGTCCGGCTGTGGCCGCGCGGGGTCGACACCGAGCGCTTCCACCCGTCGCGCCGCGACCCGGAGCTGCGCCGCTCCCTCGCCCCCGGCGGTGAGCTGATCGTCGGATACATCGGCCGCCTCGCCCCGGAGAAGAGCGTCGAACTGCTCGCGCCGCTGAGCGAGCTCCCCGGCATCCAGGTGGTCGTGGTCGGGGACGGACCGAGTGAACCCGCGCTGCGGTCGGCGATGCCCAGGGCCCGCTTCCTCGGCCGCCGGACCGGCGACGACCTGGCCCGCGTCTTCGCGTCGCTGGACGTCTTCGCCCACACCGGGCCGCAGGAGACCTTCTGCCAGACGGTGCAGGAGGCCCAGGCCAGCGGCGTCCCGGTGGTCGCCCCCGCGGCGGGCGGCCCGCTCGACCTCGTCGACCACGGACGCACCGGACTGCTGGTGCCGCCCGGGGACGCGACCGAGGTGAGCGACGCGGTATCGCTCCTCGCGGCCGACGCGAGACTGCGCGCGACGCTGGGACGGGCCGGCCGGGAAGCGGTCGAGGACCGCACCTGGGAGGCGATCGGCGACCAGCTGATCGACCACTACGGCGAGGTGCTGGCGGCCCGTACGGCGGTCGCGGCATGA
- a CDS encoding N-acetylmuramoyl-L-alanine amidase encodes MPGSAQDSAHDANGSASGPSRRATLAGAAASAALLLPLVSATPAAHADQPRADSAPAGGTPADGALQRAFAAAAAEYAVPLSVLLGVSYLQSRWDGHRGAPSVTGGYGPMHLTDAHTALLTAPHHSQGTEDARGDLARPLKVPEATVAEPRQLPARLRTLGRAAQLTGLSAEALRGDASANVRGGAALLAATQKRLGLPPSEDPADWYAAVAAYCGADDARAAAVFADEVYEVIRGGAARTTGDGERVALDAVPGVTPDTRQLRALGLPSRARDPRVEAPENVSCEWMPAPYQELGDDDYGNHDLGDRPASQSIDYIVIHDTEGSWDTTVKLVQDPTYVSWQYTLRSSDGHIAQHVPLKDVAWHAGNWYVNAKSIGLEHEGFLTAPDAWYTEAMYRSSARLVRYLAQRFDIPLDRQHILGHDNVPGTTTSTIKGMHTDPGPYWDWAHYFTLLGAPFRRTAGASGGLVTIRPDYDTHQPVYTGCETAGEPCAPHGSAAVRLHTAPSADAPLVKDIGLRPDGTDSTTGVNDTGARASTGQQFALAGREGDWTAIWYLGRRAWFHNPERRPTAVSAKGLVVTPKDGVAEVPVYGRAYPEKEAYPEGVPVQSVSPLPYKLLSGQSYPLGLRTRGEYLWAITFDQAGHKVVRGQDVYYQIQFGHRVAFVRAADVTVRPSGT; translated from the coding sequence ATGCCAGGATCCGCACAGGACAGCGCCCACGACGCGAACGGAAGCGCGTCCGGCCCCAGCCGGAGAGCCACTCTGGCGGGAGCCGCGGCGTCCGCCGCCCTTCTGCTGCCGCTGGTCTCCGCGACGCCCGCCGCCCATGCCGACCAGCCGCGGGCCGACAGCGCTCCTGCCGGTGGTACTCCTGCCGACGGCGCCCTCCAGCGGGCCTTCGCGGCCGCGGCCGCCGAGTACGCGGTTCCGCTCAGCGTGCTCCTGGGCGTCTCGTATCTTCAGTCGCGCTGGGACGGCCACCGCGGCGCGCCCAGCGTCACCGGTGGCTACGGCCCCATGCATCTCACCGACGCCCACACCGCCCTGCTCACCGCCCCGCACCACAGCCAGGGCACCGAGGACGCGCGGGGCGACCTCGCCCGGCCCCTGAAGGTCCCCGAGGCCACCGTCGCCGAGCCCCGGCAGCTGCCCGCCCGGCTGCGCACCCTCGGCCGGGCCGCGCAGCTCACCGGGCTGTCCGCGGAGGCGCTGCGCGGCGACGCGAGCGCCAATGTGCGCGGTGGCGCGGCCCTGCTGGCCGCCACGCAGAAGCGGCTGGGGCTGCCGCCGAGCGAGGACCCCGCCGACTGGTACGCGGCGGTGGCGGCCTACTGCGGCGCCGATGACGCCAGGGCCGCGGCCGTCTTCGCGGACGAGGTGTACGAGGTGATCCGCGGCGGTGCCGCGCGGACGACCGGGGACGGGGAGCGGGTCGCCCTCGACGCGGTGCCCGGTGTCACACCGGACACCCGGCAGCTGCGGGCGCTCGGTCTGCCGTCCCGTGCGCGGGACCCGCGTGTCGAGGCCCCCGAGAACGTGTCCTGTGAGTGGATGCCGGCGCCCTACCAGGAGCTCGGGGACGACGACTACGGCAATCACGACCTGGGCGACCGGCCCGCCTCGCAGTCCATCGACTACATCGTCATCCATGACACCGAGGGCTCCTGGGACACCACCGTCAAGCTGGTCCAGGACCCCACCTATGTGTCCTGGCAGTACACCCTCCGCTCCTCCGACGGGCATATCGCCCAGCACGTGCCGCTCAAGGACGTCGCCTGGCACGCGGGCAACTGGTACGTCAACGCCAAGTCCATCGGTCTGGAGCACGAGGGCTTCCTGACCGCCCCGGACGCCTGGTACACGGAGGCGATGTACCGCTCCTCGGCGCGGCTGGTGCGCTATCTCGCCCAGCGGTTCGACATTCCGCTGGACCGCCAGCACATCCTGGGCCATGACAATGTGCCCGGCACCACCACCTCCACCATCAAGGGCATGCACACCGACCCCGGCCCCTACTGGGACTGGGCGCACTACTTCACCCTGCTCGGCGCGCCGTTCCGGCGCACCGCGGGCGCCTCGGGCGGTCTGGTCACCATCCGCCCCGACTACGACACCCACCAGCCCGTCTACACCGGCTGCGAGACGGCGGGCGAGCCGTGTGCCCCGCACGGCTCGGCCGCGGTGCGGCTGCACACCGCGCCGAGCGCGGACGCCCCGCTGGTCAAGGACATCGGGCTGCGCCCCGACGGCACCGACTCGACCACCGGGGTCAACGACACCGGCGCCCGCGCCAGCACCGGCCAGCAGTTCGCCCTCGCGGGGCGCGAGGGCGACTGGACGGCGATCTGGTACCTCGGCCGGCGGGCCTGGTTCCACAACCCCGAGCGGCGGCCCACGGCGGTGAGCGCCAAGGGGCTGGTGGTGACGCCCAAGGACGGGGTGGCGGAGGTTCCGGTGTACGGCCGCGCCTACCCGGAGAAGGAGGCGTATCCGGAGGGGGTGCCGGTGCAGTCGGTCTCGCCGCTGCCGTACAAGCTTCTGTCCGGGCAGTCCTATCCCCTGGGGCTGCGGACGCGGGGCGAGTATCTGTGGGCGATCACCTTCGACCAGGCCGGTCACAAGGTGGTGCGCGGCCAGGACGTGTACTACCAGATCCAGTTCGGGCACCGGGTGGCGTTCGTCCGGGCCGCGGATGTGACGGTCCGGCCATCCGGGACGTGA
- a CDS encoding HEAT repeat domain-containing protein → MFDPDIAPSGTLLGLLQRGRGDGTLHALAAPRAEALAALHHCVLRDPRRDWQVENRSLYYARLCLDLDAGLDEIEQHLFHPDDLINDDEERTGLALSVLGHLAAYGRADALRLLRRYAAAGSNWEWALDELALRDDDTGLRGLAPAVLAHFPETPDGDAALAAVVRGAYEPRPWRLWADDPHHGPRVRAAAEQGAFDRWQRQLRPSGPRPGWSVRDILLWAQREHDLKPAARRPDAAARCLAAVAGPEDRPELLTAAASAPGAARAAALRHLAETGDPEVLDLIEAAVTEPDASELVSQTALSAFERMRSISALDRARLWAHRPDALGDAAAAMLACRGGQYDTPLVLAALRRTVRAEGPDAQTLWTLVDGAGRLTISCAAPVLRHIYRETASSHLRGRAARALAATDPSFAAGFAVECLWDCEESTRELAARHAATADARVVEQLRRLAADPAEEAEVQTAVRSRIGPEAPGF, encoded by the coding sequence ATGTTCGATCCAGACATAGCGCCCAGCGGCACCCTGCTCGGCCTCCTCCAGCGAGGCCGCGGCGACGGGACCCTGCACGCCCTCGCCGCGCCGCGGGCCGAGGCGCTCGCGGCACTGCACCACTGTGTGCTGCGCGACCCCCGCCGCGACTGGCAGGTCGAGAATCGTTCGCTCTATTACGCCAGGCTCTGTCTGGACCTCGACGCCGGACTCGACGAAATCGAACAGCATCTGTTCCACCCCGACGACCTGATCAACGACGACGAGGAGCGCACCGGGCTCGCCCTCTCCGTCCTCGGCCACCTGGCCGCCTACGGCCGGGCCGACGCCCTGCGGCTGCTGCGCCGCTACGCCGCGGCCGGCAGCAACTGGGAATGGGCCCTGGACGAGCTGGCCCTGCGCGACGACGACACCGGGCTGCGCGGCCTCGCCCCCGCCGTCCTCGCCCACTTCCCCGAGACCCCCGACGGCGACGCCGCACTGGCCGCCGTCGTACGCGGCGCCTATGAGCCCCGCCCCTGGCGGCTGTGGGCCGACGATCCGCACCACGGGCCGCGGGTGCGCGCGGCGGCGGAACAGGGCGCCTTCGACCGCTGGCAGCGGCAGCTGCGGCCCTCGGGGCCGCGGCCCGGTTGGAGCGTCCGCGACATCCTGCTGTGGGCCCAGCGGGAGCACGATCTGAAGCCGGCCGCCCGCCGCCCCGACGCGGCCGCCCGCTGTCTGGCCGCCGTCGCCGGACCCGAGGACCGGCCCGAGCTCCTCACCGCCGCCGCCTCCGCCCCCGGCGCCGCCCGCGCCGCGGCGCTGCGGCACCTCGCCGAGACCGGCGACCCGGAGGTGCTCGACCTGATCGAGGCGGCCGTGACCGAGCCGGACGCCTCGGAGCTGGTCTCCCAGACGGCCCTCTCCGCCTTCGAACGCATGCGCAGTATCTCCGCCCTCGACCGGGCCCGCCTCTGGGCCCACCGCCCCGACGCCCTCGGCGACGCGGCGGCCGCGATGCTCGCCTGCCGCGGCGGACAGTACGACACCCCGCTCGTGCTCGCCGCCCTCCGCCGCACGGTCCGGGCCGAGGGTCCGGACGCCCAGACCCTGTGGACGCTCGTCGACGGCGCCGGGCGCCTGACCATCTCCTGCGCCGCGCCCGTACTGCGCCACATCTACCGGGAGACGGCCTCCTCCCACCTCCGCGGCCGCGCCGCCCGCGCGCTGGCCGCCACCGATCCGTCCTTCGCGGCGGGCTTCGCGGTCGAATGCCTCTGGGACTGCGAGGAGAGCACCCGCGAACTCGCCGCTCGGCACGCCGCCACCGCCGACGCCCGCGTCGTCGAACAACTCCGCCGGCTGGCCGCCGACCCGGCCGAGGAGGCCGAGGTCCAAACGGCGGTCCGCAGCCGCATCGGCCCCGAGGCCCCGGGCTTCTGA
- a CDS encoding PP2C family protein-serine/threonine phosphatase: MPSPRSADHPAVQPPQRDTVDALISQTRRLRGGLDAVRRDTVADPGGADGAQLRWQRALCELAVHQLDDLGRHLGELREGLPADHPEADPGTGADATAENAAGAPAGSAAAAPGSLLSRVGSAEWNLLTDEVTWSDELCRIFGRDPGDGGLTLDELPSWVFAEDQPILTAMVTDCLVDGKPIDGEFRVVRADEVVRTIHMAGEPVLAADGSTASMWAVLRDVSELRRSERAVRESRDTLRHQQRIARTERRLAVEVQEAVLPPWRGSLRLPAGAGFPGTGPAADGAALDLAAHYLPSESSAQIGGDWYDALELPDGRTLLSVGGLTGHGVSATCGMAMLLGAVRGMAVAGIEPGPLMGRLNQLLAVSSQPALVGAVCGQYDPRTRTLVWAQAGHPAPLLFRDGTGRPLRSPGGVLLGATTGAAYTQAEERLEPGDLLVLHTGRLARDAEGVTERLLALAPRLTAARGTQECVRTVAEAFGDEPRGNDACVLVARVTGTGSPA; encoded by the coding sequence ATGCCGTCCCCCCGCTCCGCGGACCATCCCGCCGTTCAGCCTCCCCAGCGTGACACGGTGGACGCCCTGATCTCCCAGACGCGGCGGCTCCGCGGGGGGCTCGACGCCGTCCGCCGCGACACCGTGGCCGACCCGGGCGGTGCGGACGGCGCGCAGCTGCGCTGGCAGCGCGCGCTGTGCGAGCTGGCCGTCCACCAGCTGGACGATCTGGGCCGGCATCTGGGCGAGCTGCGCGAGGGACTGCCCGCCGATCACCCGGAGGCGGACCCGGGGACCGGAGCCGACGCGACGGCGGAGAACGCGGCCGGGGCCCCGGCCGGGAGCGCGGCCGCCGCCCCCGGTTCGCTGCTGAGCCGGGTCGGCAGCGCCGAGTGGAACCTGCTCACCGACGAGGTGACCTGGTCCGACGAGCTCTGCCGGATCTTCGGCCGCGACCCCGGGGACGGCGGGCTCACCCTCGACGAGCTGCCCTCCTGGGTCTTCGCCGAGGACCAGCCGATCCTGACCGCGATGGTCACCGACTGCCTCGTGGACGGAAAGCCGATCGACGGGGAATTCCGCGTCGTGCGCGCGGACGAGGTGGTGCGCACCATCCATATGGCGGGTGAGCCGGTGCTCGCCGCCGACGGCAGCACCGCCTCCATGTGGGCCGTGCTCCGGGACGTGAGCGAGCTGCGCCGCAGCGAGCGCGCGGTGCGCGAGAGCCGGGACACGCTGCGGCACCAGCAGCGGATCGCGCGGACCGAGCGCCGGCTGGCGGTGGAGGTGCAGGAGGCCGTGCTGCCGCCCTGGCGGGGGTCGCTCCGGCTGCCGGCCGGTGCCGGCTTCCCGGGCACCGGCCCGGCGGCCGACGGCGCCGCCCTCGACCTCGCCGCCCACTACCTCCCCTCCGAGTCCAGCGCCCAGATCGGCGGCGACTGGTACGACGCGCTCGAGCTGCCGGACGGGCGGACCCTGCTGAGCGTCGGCGGCCTCACCGGCCATGGGGTGAGCGCGACCTGCGGTATGGCGATGCTGCTGGGCGCGGTGCGCGGCATGGCGGTGGCCGGGATCGAACCGGGCCCGCTGATGGGGCGGCTCAATCAGCTGCTCGCCGTCTCCTCCCAGCCCGCGCTGGTCGGCGCCGTCTGCGGACAGTACGACCCGCGCACCCGCACCCTGGTGTGGGCGCAGGCCGGACACCCCGCCCCGCTGCTCTTCCGCGACGGGACGGGGCGCCCGCTGCGCTCGCCCGGCGGCGTGCTGCTCGGCGCCACGACGGGCGCCGCGTACACCCAGGCCGAGGAGCGGCTGGAGCCGGGCGATCTGCTGGTGCTGCACACCGGCCGGCTGGCCAGGGACGCCGAGGGCGTCACCGAGCGGCTGCTCGCGCTCGCGCCACGGCTGACCGCCGCCCGTGGCACCCAGGAGTGCGTACGGACCGTGGCCGAGGCGTTCGGCGACGAGCCGCGGGGGAACGACGCCTGTGTGCTGGTCGCCAGGGTCACCGGAACCGGCTCGCCCGCATAG
- a CDS encoding aminoglycoside phosphotransferase family protein — MYAASSSVSAPPRPYRRQLPGTGPYLDPAPGGRARRTAAIGPVPPRGRLDLSGPQGAQLRTAITSVHRICPEFNPVQVLRRSGRSVLLVGTAGRGTAVAKCLLDHSSAWAERFRREIAMYRAFVRQRPPVRVPRLIAADPDNCALVIERMPGRIASAQRHPTEPPPRADLGAVLGAIHRVNQWRPPADVFDAPIDYAARLVRYHELGLLTDRDMGDLQKLLRGVSHGSGRQAPAQFCHGDALLSNVLLSPAGPVLLDWDHAGWYLPGYDLATLWTVLGDAPVTRRQISQLAQAAGPAARDSFLVNLMLVLTREIRQYEMAVQRTMRDPAPVVPGAVPAGEEQRLLLRRLHDDCALARRAVRAAVGTR, encoded by the coding sequence ATGTACGCAGCGTCGTCCTCCGTGTCCGCCCCGCCCCGGCCGTACCGGCGGCAGCTGCCCGGCACTGGGCCGTACCTCGATCCCGCCCCCGGCGGCCGGGCCCGGCGGACCGCCGCCATCGGCCCCGTGCCGCCTCGCGGGAGACTCGACTTGTCCGGTCCACAGGGTGCGCAGCTGCGCACCGCGATCACCTCGGTCCACCGCATCTGCCCGGAGTTCAACCCGGTGCAGGTGCTGCGGCGCAGCGGACGGTCCGTGCTCCTGGTCGGCACCGCCGGGCGCGGCACCGCGGTGGCCAAGTGCCTGCTGGACCACTCCTCCGCGTGGGCCGAGCGGTTCCGCCGGGAGATAGCGATGTACCGGGCGTTCGTCCGTCAGCGCCCGCCGGTGCGGGTGCCCCGCCTGATCGCCGCCGACCCGGACAACTGCGCGCTGGTCATCGAGCGGATGCCCGGACGGATCGCGTCCGCGCAGCGCCATCCCACCGAGCCCCCGCCGCGCGCCGACCTGGGGGCGGTGCTGGGCGCGATCCACCGTGTCAACCAATGGCGGCCGCCCGCCGACGTGTTCGACGCCCCCATCGACTACGCCGCCCGGCTGGTCCGCTATCACGAGCTGGGCCTGCTGACCGACCGGGACATGGGCGATCTCCAGAAGCTGCTGCGCGGTGTCTCGCACGGCTCGGGGCGGCAGGCCCCGGCGCAGTTCTGCCATGGCGACGCCCTGTTGAGCAATGTCCTGCTGTCCCCCGCGGGCCCGGTGCTCCTCGACTGGGACCACGCGGGCTGGTATCTGCCCGGCTATGACCTGGCCACGCTGTGGACGGTGCTCGGCGACGCCCCCGTCACCCGGCGTCAGATCAGCCAGCTGGCACAGGCCGCGGGCCCGGCCGCGCGGGACTCCTTCCTGGTGAATCTGATGCTGGTGCTGACGCGGGAGATCCGCCAGTACGAGATGGCGGTGCAGCGCACCATGCGGGACCCCGCCCCCGTGGTGCCGGGCGCGGTCCCGGCCGGTGAGGAGCAGCGGCTGCTGCTGCGCCGGCTGCATGACGACTGCGCGCTGGCCCGGCGCGCGGTGCGGGCCGCGGTCGGCACCCGCTAG